The genomic stretch GAACTTCTATATTTCGTTCGGTGGACCCGTCACATTCAAAAATGCAAGGGTTCCCAAGGAGGTATTAAAACAGGTTCCGCTCGACCGAATTTTAATCGAAACAGACGCTCCGTATTTGTCCCCTCATCCGTTCAGAGGGAAGCGAAATGAGTCTGCTTATGTGTCCCTTGTTGCAGAGACGGCAGCAGAATTATTAGGCAAAACGGTAGAAGAAATAGGTGCAATTACGACCGAAAACGGGAAGAGATGTTTTCGAATTGTATGAAAACGTGAGGGATAAAGAGAATTACAGACCTTTATTGCGTAAAAACTGATTTTTATAGCGATTATCGCTTAATTATTCCGACTTTATCCTCCTTTTTCGCTTAAATCGTCTTTTATCGTATCTTTACAATTGCCCTCGTATGAGGGTATGATTCATCTCAGAGCTTTAAAATTTTGTATTGGATTTCCAGTTTGCGCTTAATCTCCATTCGGAGAGCGGGGGAACCAAGTACGGTTTTTTGTACCGTATTATGAATTCTTCAGGGGTGAATTTTGAAGCCTTTGCCATGAGCATTGTGTAACGAACAGGGTGACTCTCTTGCCCGAACCCGACAGCTAACCTCGTAAGCGTTATAGAGAGTGATCAACCTCGTGCATCCATTTTTCTGTATCCCAGTGTGAGCAACTACCGGGAAGCCACGAAACAGATCCTCTGTCGACGGCTTCTTTTTATTTTCGAATAATCAGGAATTTGTCGACATAGGGTTAAAAGATGGGGGTGGGAGGATCGATAGCAGTACTGGATTGCGTGCTTGCACGCCAATATACTATAGTCGCGTCAGTTGTATCATGCGTAACACTTGGCGGCGGGGCTATGAAGGAGGACCGATGAAGTGGGAATAATCCAGGTTAAGGACACCCATGGGAAACGATCATCCAGCATGTCTTTCGCATTGCGATGGAAGCGTGAAAACTTGCGTTTGATTCTTTTGAGTGCTATTATCTCAATCGCTATGACTTTCATGTTTTTGGTGTTGTTGTACGGAACGGCTGTCAAAAGCGTCTCCGTAGTAGTGAACGGACAAGAAACCATTGTAGAAACGAAGCAATGGGTCCTGCAACGCCTACTGGATGAACAAGCTATCGCAATTGGACCACATGATGAGGTGTCCATACCGCTTAATGCGGCAATAAAGGACGGAGATCGTATTGAGGTCACTCATGCGATACCGGTAATTGTGAAAGCTGATGGCAAGACCTCTACTGTGTACACGACAGAGAGAACAGTGCAGGCAGCGATCGAGGAATTAAATATTCCAGTTCGTGAACAAGATAAAGTAGTGCCTCCGCTTGAAACGGCAGTTGATACGGAATTAACGGTAACTGTTGTACGTGTAGATACGAAGGTTTCTGAAACCGAGCGTACCATGCCATTCTCTATCGTGAAGAAGCAGGATCCTACGCTGGAAGCGGGTAAGGAAAAACTCGTGCAAACAGGTAAGGAAGGGCTTGTTGTAGAACATATCGAGAAGCAGTATGAGGACGGAATTCTCATTTCGAAGACAATGGTCAACAAGGTCGTTGAGGCGGCTGCGGTGGATCAGGTTATTGCGATCGGAACGAAGAAGGCTGAGCCTAAAGTAACTGTGCTCTCGAATAAAAGTCCAAGCGTTGCCACACTGACAAAGAGTGGTGTAACGTTTAACGCAAAGACTACACTTAAGAATGTCACTTTGACTGCTTATTCGGCAGGTGTTGCTTCGACAGGCAAGGATGAAGATCATCCGGAATATGGAGTAACAGCATCAGGCACAAAAGTAAAAGAGGGACGGACGATAGCGGTCGATCCTAAGGTTATTCCGATAGGCTGGTGGGTCTATATTGAAGGAATCGGTTTCCGTCGCGCAGAGGATACGGGAAGTGCGATTAAGGGCAACAAAATCGATGTATACTTTGATAGCAACGCAACAGCAAATAAGTTTGGCCGGAAGAAGGGCTATACGGTCTACGTGTTAGGGCCTAATAAACCTACAGCGAGCTGATGAATGGGTTACCATCATCTTATCGTATTTATCAATTAAATATGCCATCATAAGGAGAGGCCACGCCTCTTCTTTTTGCATGTTTGCGGGCATATTTAAAATAAGGCTGAAGGGAATGGTCTTGATGATCAGAGAGATCATTGTCGTTGAAGGAAAAGATGATACCGTTGCAATAAAGCGAGCGGTTGATGCAGATACCATCGAGACAAACGGTTCTGCTATAGGCAATGATGTGCTTAAACGTATTGCACTTGCGAACGAGCGTCGCGGTATCATTATTTTTACAGATCCAGATCACGCAGGGGAACGTATCCGCAAAATAGTGGCTCGTCATGCGCCGGGGTGCAAGCATGCCTTTTTGCCGCAGGAGAAGGCTATG from Paenibacillus sp. FSL H8-0548 encodes the following:
- a CDS encoding 3D domain-containing protein yields the protein MGIIQVKDTHGKRSSSMSFALRWKRENLRLILLSAIISIAMTFMFLVLLYGTAVKSVSVVVNGQETIVETKQWVLQRLLDEQAIAIGPHDEVSIPLNAAIKDGDRIEVTHAIPVIVKADGKTSTVYTTERTVQAAIEELNIPVREQDKVVPPLETAVDTELTVTVVRVDTKVSETERTMPFSIVKKQDPTLEAGKEKLVQTGKEGLVVEHIEKQYEDGILISKTMVNKVVEAAAVDQVIAIGTKKAEPKVTVLSNKSPSVATLTKSGVTFNAKTTLKNVTLTAYSAGVASTGKDEDHPEYGVTASGTKVKEGRTIAVDPKVIPIGWWVYIEGIGFRRAEDTGSAIKGNKIDVYFDSNATANKFGRKKGYTVYVLGPNKPTAS